The following proteins come from a genomic window of Bartonella apihabitans:
- the pheS gene encoding phenylalanine--tRNA ligase subunit alpha translates to MNDIDSLEKEICAAIDAAQDEQALEAVRVGALGKKGSVSEKLKSLGGMSAEERQKAGPVINGLKNRVLEFLGEKRTALKRAATEARLKNETVDVTLPVRLSPEARGRIHPISQVIDEITAIYADMGFSIAEGPDIETDYYNFTALNFPEGHPAREMHDTFFFNPDEKGEKRLLRTHTSPVQVRTMEKQKPPIRIIIPGKTYRMDSDATHSPMFHQVEGLVVDKKSTIANIMWVHEEFCKAFFEVPSLKMRFRPSFFPFTEPSMEVDIQCDRSGTEVKFGEGNDWLEILGCGMVHPNVLKNVGFDPDEYQGFAWGMGIDRIAMLKYGMPDLRAFFDADIRWIQHYGFRPLDVPTLFGGLSNS, encoded by the coding sequence ATGAACGACATTGATAGTCTGGAAAAAGAAATTTGTGCGGCAATCGATGCTGCACAAGACGAGCAGGCACTGGAAGCAGTGCGTGTCGGTGCCCTCGGGAAAAAAGGCAGCGTTTCGGAAAAACTTAAAAGCCTTGGCGGCATGAGTGCTGAAGAGCGCCAGAAAGCCGGACCGGTAATAAACGGTTTGAAAAATCGGGTTCTGGAGTTTCTGGGTGAAAAACGCACAGCACTGAAGCGTGCAGCAACGGAGGCACGGCTCAAAAACGAAACAGTCGATGTTACATTGCCGGTTCGCCTTTCACCCGAAGCGCGTGGTCGTATCCACCCTATTTCGCAGGTGATTGACGAGATTACCGCCATTTATGCCGATATGGGCTTTTCCATTGCCGAAGGGCCGGATATCGAGACCGATTATTATAACTTTACCGCACTCAACTTTCCGGAAGGCCATCCTGCCCGCGAAATGCATGATACGTTCTTTTTCAATCCCGACGAGAAAGGCGAAAAGCGGCTTTTGCGCACGCATACATCGCCTGTTCAGGTTCGCACGATGGAAAAGCAAAAACCGCCAATCCGCATTATCATTCCGGGAAAAACCTATCGTATGGATTCGGATGCCACCCATTCGCCGATGTTCCATCAGGTAGAAGGACTGGTTGTCGATAAAAAGTCGACCATTGCCAATATTATGTGGGTGCATGAAGAATTCTGTAAGGCATTTTTTGAAGTGCCTTCGCTGAAGATGCGTTTTCGCCCTTCTTTCTTTCCATTCACCGAACCTTCTATGGAAGTCGATATTCAATGTGACCGCTCCGGTACAGAAGTAAAATTCGGTGAGGGCAATGACTGGCTCGAAATATTGGGCTGCGGCATGGTGCACCCGAATGTGTTGAAAAATGTCGGTTTTGATCCGGATGAATATCAGGGTTTTGCGTGGGGAATGGGAATCGACCGTATCGCCATGTTGAAATATGGCATGCCGGATTTGCGGGCATTTTTTGATGCCGATATACGCTGGATCCAACATTACGGTTTCCGTCCGCTTGATGTGCCGACGCTTTTTGGCGGTCTCAGCAATTCATAA
- the rplT gene encoding 50S ribosomal protein L20, with protein MARVKRGVTAHAKHKKVIKLAEGFYGRRKNTIRTAKAAVDRSRQYAYRDRKNRKRSFRALWIQRINAAVRLEGLTYGRFIDGLAKAGIEIDRKVLSDIAIHEPATFSKLVASAKKALEYLKKTTPNAFEGAVK; from the coding sequence ATGGCACGCGTAAAACGCGGCGTAACTGCACACGCCAAACACAAAAAAGTTATCAAACTTGCTGAAGGTTTTTACGGACGTCGTAAAAATACGATCCGTACAGCCAAAGCTGCTGTCGACCGTTCACGGCAATATGCCTATCGCGATCGCAAGAATCGCAAGCGCAGTTTCCGCGCATTGTGGATCCAGCGTATCAATGCTGCTGTCCGTCTTGAAGGCTTGACCTATGGCCGCTTTATTGACGGTCTTGCCAAGGCAGGAATTGAGATCGACCGCAAGGTTCTTTCAGATATTGCTATTCATGAGCCTGCAACATTCTCCAAGCTTGTTGCTTCGGCAAAAAAGGCATTGGAATATTTGAAAAAAACCACACCGAATGCTTTTGAAGGCGCCGTCAAGTAA
- a CDS encoding bifunctional transcriptional activator/DNA repair enzyme AdaA, producing MTLLTNNTDQLYEALINRDRSYDGHVFVCVTTTGIFCRLSCPARKPKRENVFFCDSAAACLEQGYRPCQKCHPLEAGGHVDPLFRNLMARLDENPDHIWSEDDIVRMGIDPSTVRRIFKRQIGMTFLEFARLKRASRGAELLSRGQPVIEAQLSAGYDSGSGFREAILKLIGHPPKAIQNRTLLKAAWIETPIGEMLAVSDQHVLHLLEFFDRKGLLSELKKLQAVTRSSISFERAAVIDKVEAELADYYQGKSCHFETPLAKVSGGFAPLVWEALRQIPAGETRSYSELARALDRPTAMRAVARANGQNQIAIIIPCHRVIGADGSLTGYGGGLWRKDWLLRHEKKYFT from the coding sequence ATGACACTTCTAACCAATAATACAGACCAGCTTTATGAAGCTCTGATCAACCGTGATCGCTCCTATGACGGGCATGTCTTTGTATGCGTGACAACGACAGGTATTTTTTGCCGTCTGTCATGTCCGGCGCGAAAGCCCAAGCGGGAAAACGTATTTTTCTGTGATAGCGCGGCAGCATGTCTCGAACAGGGCTATCGCCCATGTCAGAAATGCCATCCGCTCGAAGCAGGTGGCCACGTTGATCCGCTTTTTCGTAATTTAATGGCGAGACTTGATGAAAATCCCGATCACATATGGTCGGAAGACGATATTGTACGGATGGGAATTGACCCTTCCACGGTGCGGCGCATTTTCAAGCGTCAGATAGGCATGACGTTTCTGGAATTCGCGCGCTTGAAGAGAGCAAGTCGTGGTGCGGAACTGCTTTCCCGTGGTCAACCGGTAATCGAAGCACAACTTTCTGCCGGTTACGATTCAGGAAGCGGCTTTCGTGAGGCAATTCTCAAGCTCATCGGTCATCCACCAAAAGCCATACAAAACCGGACTCTTTTAAAAGCAGCATGGATTGAAACGCCGATAGGTGAAATGCTTGCCGTCAGTGACCAGCATGTCTTGCATCTCCTGGAGTTTTTCGACCGCAAGGGTCTGTTGAGCGAGCTAAAGAAATTGCAGGCAGTGACCCGCTCTTCCATCAGTTTTGAAAGAGCCGCAGTGATCGACAAGGTAGAAGCCGAGTTGGCCGATTATTATCAAGGAAAAAGCTGCCATTTTGAAACACCTCTTGCCAAAGTTTCAGGTGGCTTTGCGCCACTCGTCTGGGAGGCTTTGCGCCAAATACCGGCGGGGGAAACACGCTCTTACAGTGAATTGGCGCGCGCGTTGGATAGACCCACAGCCATGCGGGCGGTGGCGCGGGCAAACGGGCAAAACCAGATTGCCATCATCATCCCTTGTCATCGGGTGATCGGTGCGGATGGTTCGCTTACCGGTTATGGTGGCGGTTTATGGCGTAAAGACTGGCTTTTGCGCCATGAAAAAAAGTATTTTACATAA
- a CDS encoding DNA recombination protein RmuC, producing MFDSSSHSLITIAGFAFNLMDCLLVILVAILVILVVTIIGGNRRRSILATQVAERARDAEIHMNELLKTQAEMQGRMQTMAEIFGRRQAELNQSIREQLTGMSNNLGQTINAQTKSTHENLARLQERLAVIDTAQNNIQSLAGQVVQLQAILSNKQTRGAFGQGRMEAIISDALPPNAYAFQATLSNGTRPDCLVFMPNHAPSLVIDAKFPLEAWNNMREAPTPQEKQAAERQFQTDMDTHIKAISGKYIIPGETQDTAFMFVPSESIFATIHEDFEGIVQKANRARVIIVSPSLLMLSIQVVQAIMKDARMREQAHLIQTEVGRLMEEVVRLDDRVKKLHSHFQSTSKDVEDILTTTGKIKNRGDRIEQLDLKEPEKTNRPSAEPAQQLGLDIQK from the coding sequence ATGTTTGATTCGTCTTCACATTCTTTAATCACAATTGCAGGTTTCGCTTTCAATCTGATGGATTGCCTGCTCGTGATCCTTGTTGCCATTCTCGTTATTCTGGTTGTTACGATTATTGGCGGTAACAGGCGTCGTTCGATTCTTGCAACCCAGGTTGCAGAACGGGCAAGAGACGCCGAAATCCACATGAACGAGCTTTTGAAAACACAAGCTGAAATGCAAGGGCGTATGCAAACAATGGCCGAGATTTTCGGTCGTCGGCAGGCCGAACTCAACCAGTCGATTCGTGAACAATTGACCGGCATGAGCAATAATCTCGGACAGACAATCAATGCGCAGACAAAATCGACGCACGAAAATCTTGCCAGATTACAGGAACGATTGGCCGTTATCGACACGGCGCAAAACAATATCCAGTCGCTTGCCGGTCAAGTTGTGCAGTTACAGGCGATTTTGAGTAACAAACAAACCCGCGGTGCATTCGGGCAGGGCAGAATGGAAGCCATTATTTCCGATGCTTTGCCACCCAATGCTTATGCTTTTCAAGCAACTCTTTCCAATGGCACACGGCCGGATTGTCTGGTTTTTATGCCAAATCATGCCCCGTCATTGGTTATTGATGCAAAATTTCCGCTGGAAGCCTGGAATAATATGCGCGAGGCACCGACACCTCAGGAAAAACAGGCTGCCGAACGCCAGTTCCAGACCGATATGGATACGCATATAAAAGCGATTTCCGGAAAATATATCATTCCCGGAGAAACGCAGGATACAGCCTTCATGTTTGTCCCTTCCGAATCAATCTTCGCGACAATCCACGAAGATTTCGAAGGAATTGTACAAAAAGCCAATCGTGCGCGTGTCATTATTGTTTCACCATCGCTTCTGATGTTATCGATTCAGGTGGTGCAAGCCATTATGAAAGATGCCCGCATGCGCGAACAAGCGCATTTGATACAAACCGAAGTCGGGCGCTTGATGGAAGAGGTTGTACGGCTTGATGATCGGGTAAAGAAATTGCATAGTCATTTTCAAAGCACGTCCAAAGATGTCGAGGATATCCTTACGACGACCGGAAAAATCAAAAACCGTGGAGACCGTATTGAACAACTCGATTTGAAAGAACCGGAAAAGACCAATAGGCCATCAGCAGAGCCTGCTCAGCAATTGGGGCTCGATATTCAAAAATAG
- a CDS encoding DUF1150 family protein, protein MKNEKSLSMQEFALLGEGEIAYLRKIRTDELSKKFPNMPPMTPGISLWALFGAGGEPIILSDVRAKALEGANDQELRTVTLQ, encoded by the coding sequence ATGAAAAACGAAAAATCTTTGTCCATGCAGGAATTTGCTTTGCTCGGTGAGGGCGAAATTGCCTATCTGCGCAAAATTCGTACCGATGAATTAAGTAAGAAATTTCCGAATATGCCACCAATGACACCAGGCATCTCTTTATGGGCCTTATTCGGAGCCGGTGGCGAACCGATTATTCTTTCCGATGTTCGTGCCAAGGCTCTGGAAGGCGCAAATGATCAGGAATTAAGGACAGTAACCTTACAATAA
- a CDS encoding DUF992 domain-containing protein has translation MKYQRTLLTSLAFAATALLSLQTQAGATGLVSGTLTCDSKGGIGQFVSSSKELNCEFIPISGHSINDHYVGRIENYGLDLGVTGRTKMTWWVLATSPNAHSNGSLAGNYGGVGSSISLAAGAGSQLLGFGPANGLTLQPLSVDAHEGLNLALGVSKMSLAPAYTQQHVVYHHKKAVVHHKKVNAHHKKAVSHHKKH, from the coding sequence ATGAAATATCAAAGAACACTTTTAACATCTCTGGCCTTTGCGGCCACAGCATTATTGTCTCTACAAACACAAGCCGGTGCAACCGGTTTGGTTTCAGGCACTCTCACTTGCGATAGCAAGGGCGGAATCGGGCAATTTGTAAGTTCTTCAAAAGAACTCAATTGCGAGTTTATTCCGATAAGCGGACATTCGATCAATGATCATTACGTCGGTCGTATCGAAAATTATGGTCTTGATCTGGGTGTAACGGGACGCACAAAAATGACATGGTGGGTTCTTGCAACCTCCCCCAATGCTCATTCAAACGGTTCTCTTGCCGGTAATTATGGTGGTGTTGGTTCCAGCATCAGTCTTGCAGCCGGCGCTGGCAGTCAGCTTCTCGGATTTGGTCCGGCAAACGGACTTACACTTCAACCATTGAGCGTTGATGCCCATGAAGGCTTGAACCTTGCTCTTGGTGTGTCCAAGATGTCTTTGGCGCCAGCCTATACACAACAACATGTTGTCTACCATCATAAAAAGGCGGTAGTCCATCATAAGAAAGTTAATGCCCATCACAAAAAAGCCGTTTCTCATCATAAAAAGCACTAA
- a CDS encoding RIO1 family regulatory kinase/ATPase has product MSEINSFTAGPLSDSDKKLFHSCEGKRIAGVMRDGKKVWIKRQGIEKRPWGKRLHSGLSFLLPAAFMKSSPLRDALGMNAQEIRKIEKFRKAGIAVPEILAVDGPALMMSDVGQTVQKRLDFLKKTDGEAHEKLLVQCGEALGKVHHAGLVHGRPHPRDMFMAGNELGFFDFEEEPEAVMPIPTAQARDAWLLFFQVSAQSLEKNKTDYAAFDAWKKQVSPETLKQLEKIVRFFSIFITPLKLARFIYLGGDGKRMLSATEFLSSNLKNRHPL; this is encoded by the coding sequence ATGAGCGAGATAAATTCTTTCACAGCCGGGCCATTAAGCGATTCTGACAAGAAGCTTTTTCATTCTTGTGAGGGTAAGCGCATTGCCGGTGTCATGCGCGATGGTAAAAAGGTCTGGATCAAGCGGCAGGGAATCGAAAAGCGTCCATGGGGCAAGCGGCTTCATAGCGGCTTATCGTTTTTATTACCGGCAGCTTTTATGAAATCTTCGCCATTGCGTGACGCTCTCGGCATGAATGCGCAGGAAATACGCAAAATTGAAAAGTTCAGGAAGGCAGGTATAGCAGTTCCTGAAATTCTTGCAGTCGATGGACCGGCTTTGATGATGTCCGATGTCGGCCAAACGGTACAAAAACGCCTTGATTTTTTAAAAAAGACAGATGGTGAGGCGCACGAGAAATTATTGGTTCAATGCGGTGAAGCTTTGGGCAAAGTGCATCACGCCGGACTTGTGCACGGCAGGCCGCATCCGCGTGATATGTTTATGGCAGGAAATGAACTCGGTTTTTTCGATTTTGAGGAAGAGCCGGAAGCAGTGATGCCAATTCCTACCGCTCAGGCGCGTGATGCGTGGTTGTTATTTTTTCAAGTATCGGCGCAATCACTTGAAAAAAACAAAACCGATTATGCGGCTTTTGACGCGTGGAAAAAACAGGTTTCCCCTGAAACCTTGAAACAACTTGAAAAAATTGTCCGGTTTTTTTCTATTTTTATTACTCCGTTGAAACTGGCCAGATTTATTTATCTTGGTGGTGATGGCAAACGTATGTTAAGCGCTACGGAGTTTCTTTCTTCCAATTTGAAAAACAGACATCCACTTTAA
- the nth gene encoding endonuclease III, with protein sequence MTGVKAERSKVRKIAGTAYKAEEIEEIFRRFSVQRPNPRSDLVYESPFTLLVAVVLSAQATDASVNKATKPLFAVADTPEKMAALGEDGIAHYIRTIGLWRAKAKNVYALSKILNEKYAGKVPDTREALMALPGVGRKTANVVLNVAFNQPTMAVDTHIFRFCNRTELAPGKTPEEVEKKLVKIIPEKYMRHAHHWLILHGRYICKARKPDCVHCIIADICKAAIKTSSIPAPLVEVKGNGAPVPL encoded by the coding sequence ATGACGGGTGTGAAGGCTGAAAGGTCAAAGGTTAGGAAAATAGCGGGAACTGCCTATAAAGCCGAGGAAATTGAAGAAATTTTTCGCAGGTTTTCGGTTCAGCGACCAAATCCCAGAAGCGATCTTGTTTATGAAAGTCCGTTCACTTTGCTTGTGGCAGTGGTTTTGTCGGCACAAGCAACAGACGCAAGCGTGAACAAGGCAACAAAGCCGCTTTTTGCTGTTGCCGATACGCCCGAAAAAATGGCAGCTCTCGGAGAAGACGGTATCGCCCACTATATTCGCACGATTGGCCTCTGGAGGGCAAAAGCCAAAAATGTCTATGCGCTTTCAAAAATATTGAACGAAAAATATGCCGGTAAAGTGCCTGATACCAGAGAAGCTCTGATGGCACTCCCGGGCGTCGGGCGCAAAACTGCAAATGTTGTGCTTAATGTTGCTTTTAACCAGCCGACCATGGCCGTCGACACCCATATTTTCCGGTTTTGTAACCGGACAGAACTGGCACCGGGAAAAACGCCCGAAGAGGTAGAAAAGAAACTTGTCAAAATAATACCCGAAAAATATATGCGCCACGCCCATCATTGGCTGATTTTACATGGTCGTTACATCTGTAAAGCCCGTAAACCGGATTGTGTGCATTGTATTATTGCCGATATTTGCAAGGCAGCCATTAAAACAAGTTCTATTCCGGCACCGCTTGTTGAAGTGAAAGGCAATGGCGCTCCTGTTCCTCTTTAA
- the rpmI gene encoding 50S ribosomal protein L35 produces the protein MPKMKTKSAAKKRFKITATGKIKAAAAGKQHGMIKRSNKFLRDARGTMVLGEPDAKKIIKNYLPNGL, from the coding sequence ATGCCCAAAATGAAGACCAAATCGGCTGCCAAAAAGCGGTTCAAAATTACCGCTACAGGCAAAATCAAGGCAGCTGCCGCAGGCAAGCAGCATGGCATGATCAAACGTTCCAACAAGTTTTTGCGTGATGCACGTGGCACCATGGTTCTTGGTGAACCCGACGCCAAGAAAATCATCAAAAACTATTTGCCGAACGGCCTTTAA
- a CDS encoding DMT family transporter, producing MNWFKAVKMSDHIVLIGMLLMLLGDFMFAANDAMGKWLVATFSVGQVLMLRSIGAFLVLGPMLTTVTTQNLFKPKKPFLILLRVIFATMDTGLFYAAVAYLPLADVVTFYMAGPIYVAAVSHFFLNERIGWRRWLAIFVGFIGVIIALRPSSAMLSWPSIFALLGSFGFSMVIVLSRVLKDVTDTVLVTWQTIGALLVGLVLTINHWVEPTMLEWGAMALLGIVSCCGHLLIARSLKLSPASVLAPLQYTLLLWGIIFGIVFFNNYPDRYIIIGAAIIIFAGLFIFHRKQVVDHKIPKEDIARIKQ from the coding sequence ATGAACTGGTTTAAAGCGGTAAAAATGTCTGATCACATTGTCCTCATCGGCATGTTGTTAATGCTGCTGGGTGACTTCATGTTTGCAGCAAATGACGCCATGGGTAAATGGCTGGTTGCGACTTTTTCTGTTGGTCAGGTTTTGATGTTGCGTTCGATTGGTGCATTTCTCGTTCTGGGGCCGATGCTTACCACTGTGACGACACAAAATTTGTTCAAGCCTAAAAAACCGTTTCTTATTTTGCTGCGGGTGATTTTCGCTACAATGGATACGGGGCTGTTTTATGCGGCTGTCGCTTATTTGCCTCTTGCAGATGTCGTGACATTTTATATGGCAGGGCCAATCTATGTCGCTGCCGTTTCGCACTTTTTCCTGAATGAACGTATTGGTTGGCGTCGCTGGCTTGCAATCTTTGTGGGCTTTATCGGCGTTATCATTGCGCTTCGTCCTTCATCAGCTATGCTTTCATGGCCATCGATCTTTGCACTTCTCGGCAGTTTCGGCTTTTCAATGGTTATCGTTTTGAGCCGTGTTTTAAAAGACGTTACCGATACTGTCCTTGTTACCTGGCAAACAATAGGTGCACTTCTTGTCGGACTGGTTTTGACAATCAATCATTGGGTCGAACCGACAATGTTGGAGTGGGGCGCTATGGCGCTTTTGGGCATTGTGTCTTGCTGTGGCCATCTTTTAATCGCCCGTTCATTAAAACTTTCCCCTGCGTCGGTTCTTGCTCCGTTGCAATATACACTTCTGCTTTGGGGGATTATTTTCGGGATTGTGTTTTTCAATAATTATCCAGATCGCTACATTATTATCGGGGCGGCGATCATTATTTTTGCGGGACTTTTTATTTTCCACCGCAAACAGGTGGTCGACCACAAAATCCCCAAAGAGGATATTGCCAGAATCAAACAGTGA
- a CDS encoding Hsp20 family protein — MTRMTPFSNPLLLGFETMEKTLDRLNKSGDGYPPYNIVRLSGEEPNERLRITLAVAGFTPEDLDVTVEDNQLIIRGRQTDDEEFEYLHRGIASRQFQRAFVLADGIKVGAAELKNGLLSIDLERPAPEKRVKRITISAIDDE; from the coding sequence ATGACACGCATGACACCTTTTTCCAACCCGTTGCTGTTAGGCTTCGAAACAATGGAAAAGACACTCGACCGTTTGAATAAATCGGGCGATGGCTATCCTCCTTATAACATTGTGCGTTTGTCCGGTGAGGAACCAAATGAACGACTGCGAATTACATTGGCAGTTGCCGGTTTCACTCCGGAAGACCTTGATGTTACGGTAGAGGATAATCAGCTTATTATCCGCGGTCGGCAAACTGACGATGAGGAGTTCGAATATCTCCACAGAGGTATTGCCTCACGCCAATTCCAACGAGCTTTTGTGCTGGCAGATGGAATAAAGGTAGGAGCTGCGGAGCTCAAAAACGGCTTGCTTTCAATAGATCTTGAAAGACCGGCTCCCGAGAAGCGCGTCAAACGCATTACGATCAGTGCCATAGACGACGAGTAA
- a CDS encoding autotransporter outer membrane beta-barrel domain-containing protein, producing the protein MDVKKFGETVEGVAFLQGSGFRQKVETGSHIKNDGYHLMGGAGIRYHEDQGNLLATVFIEHGDGDYDTYHQSIHGKGDFSYTGAGLYAKQTWDNGWFIDGSGRGGRVKRDFKSGDIVNGRFDDKSSNYYGFHIGGGKELEISPDNKLTLNGRLLWTRIEDFTTVTKADEHLGFDSANSVRTHLGARVDHKITQEAKLYAGAAWEQELDGEIEGKLDSYRVDKPDFSGASAVFEVGGKYEQNQGMQGWVANAGVKGVAGKRDEISGKVGIGYRW; encoded by the coding sequence ATGGATGTCAAAAAATTTGGCGAAACTGTTGAAGGGGTAGCTTTTTTACAAGGTAGCGGTTTCAGACAAAAAGTAGAAACCGGAAGCCATATCAAGAATGACGGTTATCATTTGATGGGCGGCGCCGGTATCCGTTACCATGAAGATCAAGGCAATCTTCTTGCGACTGTCTTTATCGAGCATGGAGACGGCGACTATGACACCTATCATCAAAGCATCCATGGAAAAGGTGACTTCAGCTACACGGGTGCCGGTCTTTACGCGAAACAGACGTGGGACAATGGCTGGTTTATCGACGGGTCGGGACGCGGTGGACGTGTCAAACGGGATTTCAAGAGTGGCGACATCGTGAATGGCCGCTTCGATGATAAAAGCTCGAACTATTACGGCTTCCATATTGGCGGCGGTAAAGAACTCGAAATTTCGCCTGACAACAAACTTACTTTGAACGGCCGTTTGTTGTGGACCCGAATTGAAGATTTTACCACTGTAACAAAAGCTGACGAACATTTAGGCTTCGACAGCGCAAATTCGGTGCGCACACATTTGGGAGCACGTGTCGACCATAAAATAACGCAAGAAGCAAAGCTCTATGCAGGTGCCGCCTGGGAACAGGAGCTTGATGGCGAGATCGAAGGCAAACTCGACAGCTATCGCGTTGACAAGCCCGACTTCAGCGGTGCAAGTGCCGTCTTTGAAGTTGGCGGCAAATATGAGCAAAATCAGGGAATGCAAGGCTGGGTTGCCAATGCCGGTGTTAAAGGCGTTGCCGGTAAACGTGATGAAATTTCCGGTAAAGTCGGCATTGGTTACCGCTGGTAA